AGGGCATGACTATGATATTGTTCATTCCCACGAGCGGAATTATACACAGGAGGTTTTGACTTTACACAGCTTTTCTTATTATGAAGGGTTGAAAAAATACGGTTTGTTAAGAAAAATTGATCAGAAATACCTGAGCCTGCGCAGCCAGCTTTACCTATGGCTTGAACGAGAGCAAATGAAAACCCCTTGGCTGGTTTCCGTCTCCACGGCCATATCAAACGATGTTAAAGAGAACTATCATCGTACCGAGAATATCATTGAGATCCCGCCTGGCGTCGATTTGAAAGTATTTGATGAGAAATCTGTTCATGCTATACGTCAGCAGGCCCGAACAGAAAAAAATATCCCCAAAAATGAACTTGCCGTCCTTTTTGTCGGTTCTGCGTTCCAGCGAAAGGGACTTGATCGGTTAATCCCCGCCATTACCCAGGGGATGCGCTTAATAATCGTTGGAAAGGGAGATCATCTCTCCAAGTTTTTAAAAATGATCAAAGCGCATCATTGCGGGCAGCAAATCAGTATGGAAGGCATCACGGATAATGTTATAAATTATTACGCCCTTGCCGATGTTGTTGTACTACCCTCCCGGTCGGAAGCTTTTGGCATGAGTATACTTGAAGGAATGGCATGCGGGTTGCCGGTGATTGTAAGCCGGAATTCAGGCGTTGCCGACTTGATTCGACATGGTGAAAATGGTTTTTTGATAGGCAAAACATCCGAGCTGCCTGAATTTTTAAAAATGTTACGGTCTGATGAGAAGAGGCAAAAAATAGGCCTTTGTGCAAGAAAAACAGCTGAACAATACGGCTGGTCAAGGGTTGGTGCCGCCCATGAAGCCCTATATAAAAAAATCTTGTCAAAGAGAGAGTTAAAAGAAAATAAATGGGGCAATGAGACAAACAACGCATGATCGATGAAGTCTATTCAAAAAAAACGTTTTCAGCCATAGTGATGTGCAATAAACAATTCCTGTCAGATGACATGCGCCAACTACTGGACAATCCGGATGCTTTTCTGGACAACAGCAGGACTGAAATCATACAAGATAATTTTAAAAGTAAAGTCGGCATTATTGTTTTGGATGGTAAAAAACTTGTGATCAAACGACACAATTATAAATCCCAGTGGCAAAAGTTTAGGCGATATTTCAGACCGACACGTTCACACAGAAACTGGTACTATTCTAATTTTTTAATATCCAGAGGAATTTTTGTCCCAACCCCGGTGGCCTTTGTTGAACAACGGATTGCAGGCGTGTTACGCGGCATGTCACATTTTGTTTATGAATATGTGGAAGGTATCACAGGAGAAACCTATTTTAAGCACAATATGGAATCTTTTGAAAAGGCAGAGCAGGGAATGAATATGGTGGTTTCCCTTGTGGATAGCATCAGGGAATTAGGAATCATTCATGGTGATATACGAATGTCTAACCTGATTTTTAAAGATAACCGGATTTGCTTATTGGACTTTGATGATATGCGGCCAAGCCAATGGTACAAACTACCGCGTGTTAGAAATAGAGATATCAGGGGACTTAAAAAAGATATTTTTTATAATATTCCACCGGCACTTCAAAAACGGTTTCTGGATAAACTGGATAAATACGATGGGTAGTAAACGTTCGTATAGGCGAACTATCCAAGTATTCATGGATATCCATTATTCAGGTCTGTAGAAATGTTATGATAAATATCAGTGAGAATGATAAAATCAGCCTTAATGAAAGTGAACAAAAAATTCTAAACGCTGTCTCTCAAAGGCTTTCACAACAACTTTCCATATTATATATTCACCGCCCCAAAAACAGACCGCGTGCCCGTAAGTCTATCATTGTCAGCGGGCGTAAAGGGCAGTATTATGTCGAGCTGGCTAAAAACGGTATCCAGAAATTTTATCTTAAAAGATCCATTCATTATTCAAAGTTTTTTAGAGAAATAATCAAATATGCCACTGTAAATATGCCGATTGTAACGGATGAAATTGACGGTATCTATTTTGCTGTGTTCCCATATCTGGATAGTACACCGGGAAAACCGAATCTTAACGGCGAAAAGATCTTAAAGGCGTTGTACAAAGAGCACACATCGGTCAAAAAAATATCCGAACAAAGTATCAAGGAGATTGCCGATGCCTTTCTAAACAGCTGGCCTGAAGAATATCATAATTACATTCGGTATCTGCCGGAATATTTAAAATACCTTGCGCAGTTACGATCTTATGAAGAAATCGTTCTTAGTCCCGAGCATGGGGATTTTGCTTTGAATAATATATTGACTGATCTGAATTCAAACCATTTGATTGATTTTGAATTCAGCCGGGAGAGCCAGCCCGCAGGATTTGATTTATACGCGTACCGCCGGACGACCTATAAAACAAAAGTTTTTTGGAAAAGAAAAGATTATTACAGAGATCTACACAGCTTGAAATTTAAGTTAAATGAACGAATTAATTTTGCCATAGACAACAATTTAAAAGAAATAACTGTATATTCTGAACTGCCCCATTTGGTGAAACGTAAAGTTTTGGCGTTTATGGATGAAACGCCTTCCATTTTTGTGACACATTTATTAGATTCGTTGTCATCCTGGAAAAAGGGTGAAGATGAATTGTTTTATGTTACAATCTGGCATGATGACGTCCTTTCCGGATTTGCGGTTTTTAAGAAACGCAAAAACATTTTATATCCCTTCGTCACAGAAGAAGGCTCCCCGGTTATCTTTTTTAAAAATATTTATCAATTAGGACTGTTGATCAAATATTTGGAACGGCGCAGGATCGGTTTTTATTTTGACAATATTTCAAAACAATCTGACGTATATAAACAATTTAAATTAATGAGAGAAAAGGTCAATACGCCCATTAATGCGGTTGCGATGTCTCCGGTTTTAGAGGAAAAAACAAAAGACCGTGCCTTGTTTGAGTTGCTCAGTGAGATATCTGGTTATCTTACGTCAGCGATTATAAAAGATAAAGGCCCCCATGTTTTGATATATAGCCTGCAAAACAAAAAAATTATATCAAAACATAATAGAAATAAATTTTTTTCAGTATTAAGACGAAGTTCCCGAACAATAAGAACTGGAATTTTTTTAATGGTGCAACATATGAATTTTAAACGTTTCCTGTTTTTTTTATACCAATACCCCAAAATACGATTACGGTGGAGGAAAGCGCGCAAAAAAGGGGGCGCGCTTCGATTAAGGATTGGTGACTTTCATTCCTTCATACGCGCCTTAAATCAAAATGACGTGGATTACGTAGTATTGAGGGGGCTGCATGACGGTAATCCCAGTTTTGATGAAGATGTAGATTTCATGCTTAAGGCCTCCCATATTCTGAAAATAATCCGGGTTGCAGCCTGTTTCCCGGGTTCTCATCCCTGTGATGTATATTTTGATACCTACCAAAGTGTAGAGTGCTATCCTTATTACCCGCCTGTGTTC
This window of the uncultured Desulfobacter sp. genome carries:
- a CDS encoding glycosyltransferase family 4 protein; its protein translation is MKIAVLVKRFTLSGGKERYVVELVKSLCRLGHQVDVFACEAEQQLLNGIGFFCVPNRMTFSSVLNTISFVKETAKMLKGHDYDIVHSHERNYTQEVLTLHSFSYYEGLKKYGLLRKIDQKYLSLRSQLYLWLEREQMKTPWLVSVSTAISNDVKENYHRTENIIEIPPGVDLKVFDEKSVHAIRQQARTEKNIPKNELAVLFVGSAFQRKGLDRLIPAITQGMRLIIVGKGDHLSKFLKMIKAHHCGQQISMEGITDNVINYYALADVVVLPSRSEAFGMSILEGMACGLPVIVSRNSGVADLIRHGENGFLIGKTSELPEFLKMLRSDEKRQKIGLCARKTAEQYGWSRVGAAHEALYKKILSKRELKENKWGNETNNA
- a CDS encoding lipopolysaccharide kinase InaA family protein; amino-acid sequence: MIDEVYSKKTFSAIVMCNKQFLSDDMRQLLDNPDAFLDNSRTEIIQDNFKSKVGIIVLDGKKLVIKRHNYKSQWQKFRRYFRPTRSHRNWYYSNFLISRGIFVPTPVAFVEQRIAGVLRGMSHFVYEYVEGITGETYFKHNMESFEKAEQGMNMVVSLVDSIRELGIIHGDIRMSNLIFKDNRICLLDFDDMRPSQWYKLPRVRNRDIRGLKKDIFYNIPPALQKRFLDKLDKYDG